The Candidatus Nitrosocosmicus franklandus genome contains a region encoding:
- a CDS encoding phosphomannose isomerase type II C-terminal cupin domain: protein MIHVYEEVRPWGRFEKFVENQKCTVKLLHLNPNSQTSLQYHHKREEWWKLIKGSISVELNQEKRILNENDTIYIPKGSRHRVVNLDFPSTILEISFGEFDESDIVRIEDIYNRNSK, encoded by the coding sequence ATGATACATGTTTATGAGGAAGTTAGACCGTGGGGTCGATTTGAGAAGTTTGTTGAAAATCAAAAATGCACAGTTAAGCTTTTACACTTGAATCCAAATTCTCAAACCAGTCTTCAATATCATCATAAGAGAGAAGAATGGTGGAAATTGATCAAGGGTTCCATATCAGTAGAGTTAAATCAAGAAAAAAGGATATTAAATGAAAATGACACTATTTACATCCCTAAAGGTTCTAGGCATAGAGTAGTTAATCTTGATTTTCCTTCTACAATCTTGGAGATCTCATTTGGTGAATTTGATGAATCCGATATTGTAAGAATTGAAGATATTTACAATAGGAATTCAAAATAA
- a CDS encoding DHH family phosphoesterase, with the protein MNVIIVSHESDVDGLFSSSIVLMRYPQAKTLFTSYGKENFDRISEIIYREVMKNSRHGLLVFCDLGPNDEIIPLISELFEFVRSNSWSILWIDHHPWTRKALDLFTKDGNNLTKLILDTSGEKCASELAYEFLLKDNIIAQNLASMAHTSDFLLKDQFMPPLPELIIFYRTLPDFYNKLTILSRKISQGILWDTEMHVEYVLYSKLRDESKIEAWKKIQEIKLSGGIKMAIIPIGPYIQSSLFSEEIFENTDVDIVFLLSREGKVSIRRKNPLLNCNDIASELLEGGGHKYAAGGKIRSDPEDIDMVILELTKAVENSIKIKND; encoded by the coding sequence TTGAATGTCATCATAGTTTCACATGAGTCAGATGTTGATGGACTATTTTCTTCGTCTATTGTTCTTATGCGCTATCCCCAAGCAAAGACGCTATTCACCTCGTATGGTAAGGAAAATTTTGACAGGATTTCAGAGATAATTTATAGAGAAGTAATGAAGAATTCCAGACACGGACTATTGGTTTTTTGTGATTTGGGACCAAACGATGAGATCATCCCTCTAATATCCGAGCTATTTGAATTTGTTCGTTCAAACTCTTGGTCAATTCTATGGATAGATCACCATCCGTGGACAAGGAAAGCGCTCGATCTATTCACCAAAGATGGGAATAACCTCACTAAGCTCATTCTTGATACATCAGGGGAAAAATGTGCATCAGAATTGGCTTACGAATTTTTGTTGAAAGATAATATTATAGCACAAAATCTTGCGTCAATGGCACACACTTCTGATTTTTTATTAAAAGACCAGTTCATGCCACCTCTGCCAGAATTAATTATATTCTATAGAACTTTACCTGATTTTTATAACAAACTGACTATTCTATCGAGAAAGATTTCCCAAGGCATCTTGTGGGATACAGAAATGCATGTGGAATATGTTTTATATTCCAAGCTTCGTGACGAATCAAAAATAGAGGCATGGAAAAAGATTCAAGAGATTAAACTCTCTGGAGGCATAAAGATGGCTATCATTCCCATTGGTCCTTATATCCAATCAAGCTTATTCTCTGAAGAAATTTTTGAAAATACCGACGTAGATATCGTATTTTTGCTTTCAAGAGAGGGAAAAGTCAGTATCCGCCGGAAGAATCCGTTACTGAATTGTAATGACATTGCTTCAGAACTTTTGGAAGGAGGCGGCCACAAGTATGCAGCAGGAGGAAAAATAAGATCAGACCCAGAAGACATTGATATGGTAATTTTGGAACTAACGAAGGCTGTGGAGAATTCGATCAAAATCAAAAATGATTAG
- the tuf gene encoding translation elongation factor EF-1 subunit alpha, whose amino-acid sequence MSASKKPHMNLVVTGHVDNGKSTTVGHLMVDLGVIDQRTIDSFAKESEATGKGDTFKYAWVLDSIKDERERGITIDLAFQKFETQKFFYTLIDAPGHRDFIKNMITGASEADASILVVSVKPGETEAATEPGGQAREHAFLSRTLGVGQIVVALNKMDDVGYSEARYNEVKETVEKMLKMVGYNTSKVSFIPVSAWKGDNLVKRSENMPWYKGPTLAEALDAFTPPEKPINKPLRVPVQDVYTITGVGTVPVGRIETGKMKVNEKVIVMPSGVPGEIKSIETHHTQMDYAEAGDNIGFNLRGVDKKAIHRGDIIGNIDNPPSVAKEFEAQIIVIHHPTAMAPGYTPVLHAHTAQVAATISEFVAKIDPKTGGVVEEKPKFLKTGDAAIVKIRPVRPLAIETFKEFPEIGRFALRDMGTTIAAGIVKTITEKYDPNKK is encoded by the coding sequence ATGAGCGCAAGTAAAAAACCACATATGAATTTGGTGGTTACAGGACATGTTGATAATGGTAAATCAACTACCGTTGGTCATTTAATGGTAGATTTAGGTGTCATTGATCAAAGAACAATAGATTCTTTTGCTAAAGAGTCTGAAGCAACTGGAAAAGGTGATACTTTCAAGTATGCTTGGGTACTAGATAGTATAAAAGATGAGAGAGAAAGAGGTATTACAATAGATTTAGCATTTCAAAAGTTTGAAACGCAAAAATTCTTTTATACACTGATTGATGCACCAGGGCATAGAGATTTCATTAAAAATATGATCACTGGAGCTTCGGAAGCTGATGCATCAATATTAGTAGTTTCTGTTAAGCCTGGTGAAACCGAGGCTGCAACTGAACCAGGCGGGCAAGCGAGAGAGCATGCTTTCCTGTCGAGGACACTGGGTGTAGGACAGATTGTGGTTGCTTTGAATAAGATGGATGATGTAGGTTATTCTGAGGCAAGATACAACGAAGTCAAAGAAACAGTTGAAAAGATGTTGAAAATGGTTGGATACAATACATCCAAAGTCAGCTTCATTCCGGTTTCTGCTTGGAAAGGTGACAATTTGGTAAAGAGATCTGAGAATATGCCTTGGTATAAGGGACCTACATTAGCTGAAGCACTTGATGCTTTTACCCCTCCAGAAAAACCTATAAACAAACCTTTGAGAGTACCAGTACAAGATGTTTACACTATTACCGGTGTTGGAACAGTTCCAGTAGGCAGGATTGAAACAGGTAAGATGAAGGTTAACGAAAAGGTAATAGTAATGCCATCTGGTGTTCCTGGAGAAATTAAATCCATTGAAACTCATCATACTCAAATGGATTATGCTGAAGCAGGAGATAATATTGGATTTAATCTTAGAGGGGTAGATAAAAAAGCTATACACAGGGGAGATATCATTGGCAACATTGATAATCCGCCAAGTGTTGCAAAAGAGTTTGAAGCACAAATCATTGTAATACATCATCCTACTGCAATGGCTCCAGGTTACACTCCTGTGCTTCATGCCCATACAGCACAGGTTGCAGCCACTATTTCCGAGTTTGTTGCAAAAATCGATCCCAAAACTGGTGGAGTAGTGGAAGAAAAACCAAAGTTCTTGAAAACTGGTGATGCAGCAATAGTGAAAATTCGACCTGTACGTCCCCTTGCTATAGAAACTTTCAAAGAATTTCCTGAGATTGGTAGATTTGCACTTAGAGATATGGGAACCACCATTGCCGCGGGAATTGTGAAAACGATTACCGAAAAATATGATCCTAATAAGAAATAA
- the rpsJ gene encoding 30S ribosomal protein S10: MPQEARIKLTSTNLSTLENVCTEIKDIGEKNGIRLKGPHPLPTKKMRVVTRKSPCGQGTNTWDKYELRVHRRVIDLGADDRSIRQLMRLKIPEDVYIEVSLTQ, translated from the coding sequence ATGCCTCAAGAAGCCCGGATCAAGCTGACTAGCACCAATTTATCAACATTGGAGAATGTGTGTACAGAGATTAAAGACATTGGAGAAAAAAACGGAATACGATTAAAGGGGCCTCATCCTTTACCAACCAAGAAAATGAGAGTAGTGACAAGGAAATCGCCATGTGGTCAAGGTACAAACACATGGGATAAGTACGAGCTCAGAGTACATAGGCGAGTAATCGATTTAGGAGCGGATGATAGATCCATCCGACAACTTATGCGTCTTAAAATACCTGAGGATGTGTATATTGAGGTATCTCTAACTCAATAA
- the ileS gene encoding isoleucine--tRNA ligase, with product MNLGNKLDLKDIENQVKTYYNDPIVKNRIQNFVDNPDNFCSTIGYIEGPPTMNGEPHLGHLRGRIIKDLWYRKSFLQKKKPIFRAGWDSQGLPVELQAEKILGLTGSKSENLKKVGVEKIVETCKKIILEYNQKWLEVDQLIGMSFDYKNAYWTYKDSYIEREWTYIKKAFQDGILKEWFRVVAYCPSCQTSLSNAEINQGYEQVEDPSFYYKVKLVNTDTYVVVWTTMPFTVVTDELIGINPRASYSTVKINHNNSTEKWIVSENRLEGLMKELMIDEYEIINVFEGKELEGQSYIHPLLTNIPGLQKLASDYKIHYIIAEDFVDFTTGSGIVHLSPANGEDDFNIATKRGIPIFVPIDDRAFFTRDAGKYQNKFVRDVDIEIVEDMKQANSLVQISKVLHKYPTCWRSHHKIVWIARKEYFYMIDQMGNKPFEAASNVEYFYEQPKNRFLEIIRERIPWCISRERVWGTPLPIWKCKKCSKIEGLFSRREIIQRATKLPHGENFELHRPWIDEISIECRNCAGEMVREPFVLDTWHNSGSAPYSSLTDKEFENIIPASFLTEGIDQTRGWAYTLLILNVILKNIPQSPFRSFLFTGHVLDERGNKMSKSLGNVVDAFTLLRNNPVDLVRFYMMWKSSPIEPLNFDPKEMISRPHQVLSTLYYLHVYYEQNAEYDKFRYQSLTGKGEMNIEKDLLKSQDIWILTKLAKLISNVNYHLDTCRFHEACHEIENFIINSLSQTYIPLIRYDLWSDNAEDKGRRFTIYKILSRCLFSLDVILHPICPFITEYLYQTCFKQYDLILQDRSLDLDFLKRVSSDKIESAFDKIKEISSMSFALRNKNMLKRRWPLETIYVFTDDTSFLELEGMIELLKGQMNIETVIIKKINLENNAAKILDILKSNAPIIPILTINRKTIAKIVKGDIGVLIEKFEKTNKVDVLQRLQQFGSFNFEYSEGKSVDLTLQDINIDFETTNEYTALEKDNLILLLNKHRNDELILRGMIKDLARNIQQLRKELGYSPTAILNTAYISNFSKDEIGKLQKFETDLKNLVRVQKIEFPQGTSDSNFKWKQIDIDGKDIAIYIR from the coding sequence ATGAATCTGGGTAATAAATTAGATCTAAAAGATATCGAAAATCAAGTTAAAACTTACTACAATGATCCAATTGTTAAGAATAGGATCCAGAATTTTGTAGACAATCCAGATAATTTTTGTTCAACCATAGGCTATATTGAGGGACCTCCAACTATGAATGGGGAGCCTCATCTGGGTCATTTAAGGGGGAGAATAATAAAAGATCTATGGTATAGGAAATCGTTCCTACAAAAAAAGAAACCAATATTTCGCGCAGGCTGGGATTCGCAAGGGTTGCCGGTAGAGCTTCAGGCAGAAAAAATTTTGGGACTAACTGGCAGCAAGTCTGAAAATTTAAAAAAAGTAGGGGTCGAAAAAATTGTTGAAACATGCAAGAAAATAATTCTCGAATATAACCAAAAATGGTTGGAAGTTGATCAGCTTATAGGAATGTCTTTTGATTATAAGAATGCTTATTGGACATACAAGGATTCCTACATAGAAAGAGAGTGGACGTACATTAAAAAAGCATTTCAAGATGGAATTCTAAAGGAATGGTTTAGAGTAGTCGCTTATTGTCCTTCATGCCAGACCTCTCTTAGTAATGCTGAAATTAACCAAGGCTATGAACAGGTTGAGGACCCGTCATTTTACTATAAGGTAAAACTTGTCAACACCGACACCTATGTTGTAGTATGGACTACAATGCCTTTTACAGTCGTAACTGATGAATTGATAGGGATTAACCCAAGGGCTAGTTACTCAACTGTTAAGATAAATCATAATAATTCTACAGAGAAATGGATTGTTTCTGAGAATAGACTCGAAGGACTTATGAAAGAGCTAATGATAGACGAATACGAAATAATAAATGTATTTGAAGGGAAGGAACTTGAGGGTCAGTCATACATCCATCCTCTGCTGACTAATATACCCGGTTTGCAGAAGCTTGCCTCCGATTACAAGATTCATTATATTATTGCTGAAGACTTTGTTGATTTCACAACTGGTAGTGGAATAGTACACCTGTCACCCGCCAATGGAGAAGATGATTTTAATATTGCCACCAAGAGAGGAATACCGATTTTTGTACCCATTGATGACAGAGCATTTTTTACAAGAGATGCGGGAAAGTATCAAAATAAGTTTGTAAGGGATGTAGATATTGAAATTGTTGAAGACATGAAGCAAGCTAATTCATTAGTTCAGATTTCCAAAGTATTGCACAAATACCCTACATGCTGGAGATCTCATCATAAGATCGTTTGGATAGCTAGAAAAGAGTATTTTTATATGATTGACCAAATGGGAAACAAACCTTTTGAAGCTGCTTCTAACGTCGAATACTTTTACGAGCAACCAAAAAACAGATTCCTTGAAATTATCAGAGAACGTATTCCTTGGTGCATTTCAAGAGAACGAGTATGGGGTACTCCATTACCCATCTGGAAATGTAAAAAGTGTTCTAAAATTGAAGGATTGTTTTCTAGGCGAGAAATCATTCAAAGAGCAACTAAACTACCACACGGTGAAAATTTTGAACTACATCGACCGTGGATAGATGAAATAAGTATCGAATGCCGAAATTGCGCTGGGGAAATGGTACGTGAACCATTTGTTTTAGATACGTGGCATAACAGTGGAAGTGCACCGTATTCTTCTTTAACAGACAAGGAATTTGAAAATATTATTCCTGCTTCGTTTCTCACTGAAGGCATAGATCAAACAAGAGGATGGGCTTATACTTTATTGATCCTAAATGTGATTCTTAAGAATATCCCCCAATCTCCATTCAGATCGTTCTTATTTACTGGTCATGTTCTAGACGAACGGGGTAATAAAATGAGCAAAAGCCTAGGGAACGTCGTTGATGCGTTTACCCTTCTACGAAACAATCCAGTAGACTTAGTACGGTTTTACATGATGTGGAAGTCGTCTCCAATTGAACCCTTGAATTTTGACCCGAAAGAAATGATTTCGAGACCGCATCAGGTATTAAGTACATTGTACTATCTACATGTGTATTATGAACAGAATGCTGAGTATGATAAATTTAGATATCAATCTTTAACTGGAAAAGGAGAAATGAATATTGAGAAGGATTTACTAAAAAGTCAGGACATTTGGATATTAACTAAGCTTGCCAAACTAATTTCGAATGTGAATTATCATTTAGATACTTGCCGCTTCCACGAAGCCTGCCATGAAATTGAAAATTTCATCATAAATTCTTTGAGTCAGACATACATACCTCTTATTAGATATGATTTGTGGAGCGATAACGCAGAAGATAAAGGGCGAAGGTTTACAATATACAAGATCCTGTCTCGTTGTCTATTTTCACTAGACGTAATTTTGCATCCAATATGTCCATTTATTACAGAATACTTGTATCAAACCTGTTTTAAACAGTATGATTTGATATTGCAGGATAGGTCTTTAGATCTAGATTTTTTGAAAAGGGTATCTAGTGACAAAATTGAATCTGCTTTTGATAAGATTAAGGAAATATCTTCAATGTCTTTTGCTTTGAGAAATAAAAACATGTTAAAAAGAAGATGGCCTCTAGAGACGATTTATGTATTCACAGATGATACTAGTTTTCTTGAACTCGAAGGAATGATTGAATTATTAAAGGGGCAAATGAATATCGAAACTGTTATTATCAAGAAGATAAATTTGGAAAATAATGCAGCCAAAATACTCGATATTCTGAAAAGTAATGCTCCTATAATACCTATTCTTACGATTAACAGAAAAACCATTGCAAAGATAGTAAAGGGTGACATTGGAGTGTTAATTGAAAAATTTGAAAAAACAAATAAGGTTGATGTCCTACAACGACTTCAGCAATTCGGGTCATTTAATTTCGAATATTCTGAAGGTAAATCTGTAGATCTGACGTTACAGGATATTAATATAGATTTTGAAACTACTAATGAGTACACTGCACTTGAGAAAGACAATCTTATTCTCTTATTGAATAAGCATCGTAACGATGAACTTATCTTAAGAGGGATGATCAAGGATTTGGCACGAAATATTCAACAGTTGAGGAAAGAATTGGGTTATTCCCCCACGGCGATTCTCAACACCGCTTATATTTCCAATTTTAGTAAAGATGAAATAGGAAAGTTACAAAAATTCGAGACAGATTTAAAGAATTTGGTAAGAGTTCAAAAGATTGAATTTCCTCAAGGAACTTCTGATAGTAATTTTAAATGGAAACAAATTGACATAGACGGAAAGGATATTGCTATTTATATTCGCTAG